TTCACGAAGATGGAGGGGCTCGGCAACGACTTCGTCGTGATCGACGCGACGGCGCAGCCGATCGAGCTATCGCGTGCCCAGCTGCGGTTGCTCGCCGATCGCCACTTCGGCGTCGGTTGCGATCAGATCCTGCAGGTGGAAGCGCCGCGCCGCGCCGATACGGATTTCTACTATCGCATCTTCAATGCCGATGGCGGCGAAGTCGGGCAGTGCGGCAACGGTGCCCGCTGTTTCGTGCGGTTCGTGCGCGACAAGGGACTGACCGCAAAGCGCGAGATCCGCGTCGAGACGCAGCAGGGCGTGATCGTGCCGCGGATCGAGGACGACGGACAGGTCACGGTCGACATGGGCGCTCCGATATTCGAGCCCGCGCGCATTCCGTTCCGGGCCGCGACGCAGGCGCTCACCTACCGGATCCCGCTGCCTCAACGGGAAGTGGAAGCGAGCGTGCTCTCCATGGGCAATCCGCATGCGGTCGAGGTGGTGA
The Betaproteobacteria bacterium DNA segment above includes these coding regions:
- the dapF gene encoding diaminopimelate epimerase, translating into FTKMEGLGNDFVVIDATAQPIELSRAQLRLLADRHFGVGCDQILQVEAPRRADTDFYYRIFNADGGEVGQCGNGARCFVRFVRDKGLTAKREIRVETQQGVIVPRIEDDGQVTVDMGAPIFEPARIPFRAATQALTYRIPLPQREVEASVLSMGNPHAVEVVTDVDRAPVAVDGPLLERHALFPECVNAGFMQVVNRHRIRLRVFERGAGETLACGTGACAAGVAGISRGLLDSPVQVATRGGELTVAWAGQAAPVWMTGAARTVFEGEIELADDI